TGATACCCAGCGAGGGAAGCAACATCAGTAATCTCAAAACTCTGTCTAAGTGGTCGTATGGTTTGTTTTTGCACTGTTTTTAGCACTTTAAGCCCTATTGGGCTCTATTCTGTGTTTGTCTCAAGAATATTTGAATAAAATTGATTAAAAGTTAGTTTTTATATATATCACCCATTTGCTATTGCACAGAAGAACTGACACCAATAATAAAACAGCTCAGTTCAAGGATAAGGATAATAACCTCAAAGCTGGGGTTATGAAAACGTAACCTGCTTATGTCTCATAACAAAATGACTTTTATTTGTAACATATCGTAAATCACAATGTACGTAATAGGAAACTTAACGTTTAGCTGCTTGTGCCTTAGGGCTACTGATGTCATTGATGTATCAtacattcacagatgtactgctctatattgaaagagtaGATGCTACCATCACTTCATACCCTTGTTAGACGTGCACTTTtctaacatgacaatgatccaaaatgcaCATCTGTTGCATTTTTGAAGAACagagtgaaagtgattcagtggccaagtatgtctgCTGATCTGAGCCAAATCAAAACACCTATGGGGGAATTCTGAGGAGACAAGTTgaacatcactctccatccagaatTCAGGCTCTAAAAGACATTgcgcttgaagaatggaaaaagataaatGTTGTAATATGTCGTCAACTTGTTAATTCCGTGATTAAAAGACTTGGTGTTGTCTTTAAAAATCATGGACATCATGCAAAGTACTAGACATGGTAGTTTTTcgtgtggggtgtattcatttttatatCAGGTAGTTTGAGTGAGGTTATGGTCACATGACCATATTTTCTCTCATACTGTTGTCTATACAAAAACAGACAGCAGAGTAAATTTTAATCAACAAATCTTGGAATAATAGtagtttccacaattggatgtggtaaaaaaaatgtccctgtgctgagataatcttctacatgtgcccctgctgtgtactgtgtaatggccgtgtctgactgtgcagggatatggtctgatcgtaccacatctcctgggcaggggaggaagcaaaagagtctaCGGACATTAcatcatgggatcacagctgattctttttgtaagATAAAGCATTTCCTTgcctgttttttaaaaatgttttacctcaaagaaatagTTATTTGTGATCCTGTACTGTAATGTctatatactttttatttttttacttcctccctgcccaggagctatggtatgatcatacattgtgattttttgttttttatttttagattctgtctctcacagttgaagtgtatctatgataaaaattacagaccttcccattctttgtagatgagaaaacttgtaaaatcagcagtgtatcaaatacttattttccccactgtacatatgtatgtttgtatgtattaaATTTAACACAAATGTTTTGTAGTTCTATCAGAACAGAAGATGAAGTGGCACTAGTAAAAGATGGAGAAGAAGAAACATTTATAGCTGAGCAATTCCAGAAGACATTAGCAGAGCTTGATGAAGACTCAGAAGGTACTTTATATTTTCACCAATACCTATCGTGGTCCTTCAGCAATCTATAAGATTATAGATAAACAGTAATTTTCTGATCTGCGCAGGTTCGGAACTTACAAAGTACTAATTCCTTTACCATACAATATGCCTTTTCCCTGTTGCCCATTGGCTTTTAATTGTGCCAAAATATTGCTTCTATATAGTGTGAAAAATAGAGAGAGTAGTCTTAAATATGTAAAAAAAGGCCCTACTATTTTAATACCGTGCCCAATTTATAATAGTATATCTTTAATAACAATATTTTGTGCTCAAAAACAGTGCATGTAATGTCACCTTTAGTATCTTTATTGTCAATGTATATATTGTTTTAGTGCACAAATTgtcaatgtatatatatttttttcattactaCAACTGATTGACTACAATTTATGGAAAACTTGGAGGTCTTTTTCAGGCCTCCAGTTGCTAATGTGCTGACAGAGGGACTGCTCCCCCTCTATCAAACTTCTCATGAGGGTTTACAGTGATCAGGAGCAAGGCTATTTATATCAATCAGACTCATACAGCTGACCTCACCAGTACAAAAGCCGTACCATGCGATCAGATTGACATACATAGCAGTCATGGAGCACAAACTGACACATGCCCAGGACCAATATTTAGATCATATAGCTTTAAAAGGGTTATTATGTTTGTAAGGGCCCATTTAGAAGTGCAAACAATCTAGAACGAGCATTTGTTGGAATGCCCATTCACTGATTATCTGTTTGCGAAAACATGACAGCAGGCAACTGATGAATTAGAAAAATGCCCATTCATCAGGTTACTGGGTTGTTCTTATTACTATTAATCCCTTACTGTCAGGGACAATATTCATTTTTACACTTTCATCCTCCCTCCCCCTTCCAGAAAGttgtaacttatttatttttttcaccatcAGAGAATCAAGAGATTATAGTGGATCAATATTCCATGTCATAAAGTGTTATAAGTAGTTTTATCATACTGACAAATGAACATGTTCAAATTACATTTAAAAACAATCCATGTAGTTATCACAATCACCCTGACTTGAGTTTCGCCTGCCATCTTCCTCTGGTGTCCAAGACTAGATAAAGCATGAGTTCTTTTTCTACCATAAATATTTTATATTTCTATTGGATAAAGATATCAAAACAGGGTTGTCTAAATTTATGGGATTTTTACTTCAAACTGTGCTGCACAAAAGGTGCACATTCAAAAACTGCTATAAATCTATAAGCTTATAACTATCATAAATATGGCTTTAATGCTTTGTTCATTGACAAAGTTTcaaatttatttaaagggaataatATATTGACGATATGTATATTGGCAATATCTATTAGCTCAGTATAATGATTTTTACTTCACAGATATGGATGATGGAGACATTGGAGAGAGGAATCATATTGGTACTAGATCGAGTCCTGTAGGTGAAGAGTCAAGTCATTATAATGATTCCAGTGAACACAGTACTGCTGTTCCTGTTACTGTTATAGATGAGGTTCCCGAAATTAACACTTTAAAGTATAATCCACACAATCTCACAAAAGTGAAAGAAGACAGTACAATATTGAATTTGTCTGCCGTCAGTAACAGGCAGAGTATTAATAAGCCTCCAgaagcagaaaaaataaaaaagaaaaatagtcaAACATACAAAATTCCCCAACCCACTTCACAGGAAGTAAAATTGAAGGCTGAACATTTGAAACTTGAGGAAAATCACAGCACATCAAATATGGCAATGCGTAATAATTCACAAAAGCAATCTGCTGGTAAAGAAAGTCAATCAAGTAATACAGTTGCTTGTCCGATCAAAGTATTTCAAGATACAAGACAAACAAAGGAAAAAAGTGATATATTGCCAGAAAAAATTCAAATCAAAGAAAACCATGCTTCAAGTAATGTTCATAAGATAACAGAGCCATCTAAACCAGTACTGAGGCGACAACAAACATATGAAGCAAAAGCAGGCATGACCACTTTTACAGTTGTTCCTCCCAAACCAGATATAAAAAAATATGACAGAGAAGTTTCCATTTCAGCCAGCGCCATTAAGATAGATGATCAGGGGAACCTGATAAGCCCCCAGTCTTCATTTGATAAAAAAGATACGAAAAATAATATCATTAATGAATCCGAGGGAACCCTTATTGAGAAGCCTCTTTTAGAAAAAGCTAAAGAGTTCTGGAGATCAAATTCTATGGAACCACAAGTTGTGGACTCAAAAGAGCAAACTATAAAAAAGTTAGACACAATTAAAAGTTATAGGCCAAATCAAGCTCTAGAAAATAAAGTAAATTCTACATCATTTATGGGTTTCATTCAAGAGATTCCTGGAAATAAGGTAAATGATACTAATAACCAGTTGCTGATGACAAAATCAGCAACTGCTCCAGAGAAGATTATTATAATTGAAAATACTAGCAAGGGAAGAACAGACATGGTAAAGCCCACAGTTCATAGTAAATTTAATGGAGTACAGCAAACAAAATCTACAAAAGGTCCTAGTGAAAACAGGAGCATTATTGAAAGCACAATTAAGGAGAAAACTAACCTACCAAGTCCTGTTAATGAAATGCCTAAAGTCTCAAAACATACCAAACCAGTTTACTTTCCAGCAGCTTCACAGGAAAGAGTATTCACTATAGAGCAACCAAACATGGAGAGAAAAGATTTGCCATTTCTGAAGTCTTCCAAGCGGACATCTAGCCAATATGTTGCATCTGCTATATCCAAGTATACCGAACCTGTAGATATAAAAGCTGAACAAACTTCGGAGGCCAAACAGAATACAAACTTTGGTAATAGGGACAACATATTAAAGAACAATAGGAACTTTGTAGCAGAAAAGCCAAAAGTAGAAGTCAATGTTATAAATAAGGAAGAAGTAAGTGCAGATTGGAAGAAAAACTTCAGCAACAGTAATGATGGAAACATAGTAAGTAGAAATCTCCAAATAGAACCATCATCTAAAATGAATTCTGATGGCAAGCAAGGTATGACGTTTAAAATAGAAAGATCGTTGTCAGAACAAAATGGTTTAATTGGATCACAAAGTATTTGGGGAAACACATCTGTAACTAAAAGGACAAGCATAAATTACTCTACTCCAGAATCTTCTCGGCTTTCTCGACCAATATCTGGCCTGCCGTCGAATGCCTTTTTAAAAGCTGTTAGAGAGAAGTCTGGTAAAATAGAACAGAACAATTCTATTGTCTACATAAAAGCAACACCTGCTACTGCAGCAACCCCCGAGATTGAAGAAAAGCATGAGGTAGATAATGATGTCATACCTTCAACAGTAATAGATGAACCAGACAATCCCAGTGACAGTAATATTTTTGGACCTAAGGCTAGATTCCGACCAATTGTACAGAAGCCTATGCAAAAAGATAACTCAGTCCACAGTGCCTTAATGGGAGCTATTCAGTCTGGAGAAGGCAAAGAGAAGCTTCGAAAAATTCAGGTACGGTAATCTGTTCCACTTATTGCTGAGCTTATGGCTTCTATATATTGTTTAATTAAACATATGCATATACCACAATGTAAAaataatacagtatatatacagcactggcaaaaattaagagaccactgcaaaatgttcagtttgtctcatttttctctttataggtatatttttgagtaaaatgtaaattgttcttttattctatagacttctgacaacatgtctccgaatttccaagcaataatttttgtattttttttctgacaaagaaaaagggtcaaaataaaaaaaacagtgctttcagacctcaaataatgcaaagaaagcaagttcataatcatttagaaacaacaatactaatgtttcaactcaggaggagttcagaaatcaatattttgtggaataatcatgatttttaatcacagctttcatgcgtcttggcatgctttccgccagactttcacactgcttctggcacaaaaatgtaagcatttcttctttgtttgatggcttgtgactatccatcatcctctcgattacattccagaggttttcaatggggttcaggtctggagattgggctgcccatgacagggttttgatgtggtggtctcttaatttttgccagagctgtacatatataaataatGCAATAGTTTAATGAATAATTCAGATATTTCAAATACTACTTACATTTTCGTAATAGTTTAAATATTTCCTGTTTAATTGCAGTATATAACTTTAGGTAGACATGACAGCAAAGATGGTAGAATgaaggtaaaatatttaataaacatTGAATGATTCTGATTATTTGTATGACATTTAGATAGCAAGGACCTCAGAGGTTAGAACTTTAAATGTCTGGCCTTATCATATTTTCTGTAAAGTCTAGGAAAATTAAACTGGAAGAGATTGGCTGCAGAGGTTAACATGCAGGTCTGGAATGGGACTGAAATTTATTCCTGGCATTTTTAGGACAAAATGTTGGTCTTGCACACACTTTAGTAGATGGGAGTCTCTAATGCAAAATGCCTACTTTACATTATAGGCAATCAAAATCAAAATTGACAGTAATGTAAATGTAATTCCTAAATATACTGTATCCTAGGCCTCTTTTCTCCTGATTAGCAGGCCATACTGAGATACTCTGTTTCAATCTCAAACTGATGTACTGACACAACCAACATAGCCATGAGATAattttttatatacagctctggaaataattaagagaccaccacatcaaaactctgttgTGCACCTTCTATGCACCTACATTGTAATGTCTGACATTTGCCAGAATGAGATGAGCTGCTTACACCCAGTAGCAATAGTGTCCAAGAACAAATGTGTTGTTGTTAGTTTTGTTCATGTATTGGCCTTTGATTTTCGTTAAAATTCTATTTTATTGTGATTCTTGTTAAAATGCAATGTTATCATGATTCATTGACATGAATTTTTAACTGCCTAAAATATTAATTTAAGACAACAGTTTTATATGTTTTCATTAGAACTCACCAACAGATGGAGATGAGAGAAAGTTTGCTGAGCCAGAGAATGAAAGGTCTGCATTACTTTCAGCAATTCGAGCTCATAATGGCATCTCAAGGCTGAAAAAGGTAGGTGGAAACCAATATTGGATAAGTGTTATTGCTGTTTATAATGTCTGCACATCTACtaagcatctcacaaaattagaatatcatcaaaaagttaatttatttcagttcttcaatacaaaaagtgaaactcatacattagatagagtcattacaaacagagtgatgtatttcaagtgtttatttctgttaatgttgatgattatggcttacagccaatgaaaactcaaaagtcattatctcagtaaattagaatactttataaaaccagcttgaaaaaattattttaaaatccgaaatgttggcctactgaaatgtatgttcagtaaatgcattcagtacttggttggggctccttttgcatcaattactgcatcaatgcggcatggcatggaggcgatcagtctgtggtactgataaggtgttatggaagcccaggttgctttgatagcagccttcagttcttctgcattgttgggtctggtgtctctcatcttcctcttgacaataccccatagattctctatggggttaaggtcaggcgagtttgctggccaatcaagcacagtgatgccgtTGTTTTTAAAACCagctattggtacttttggcagtgtggacaggtgccaagtcctgctggagaatgaaatttccatctccaaaaagcatgtcggcagagggaagcatgaagtgctctaaaatttcctggtagacgactgcgctgacattggtcttgataaaacacagtagacctacatcagcagatgacatggctcccgaaaccatcattgattgtggatacttcacactagcccatggaaatcaaggtccaagagtctataggaagagtggagagacagacaatccaagcaatTGGGAACAAAGTAATAGCGGATAGATCCTATTAGCTAGAAATGTGTGGCTTTAATTAGTTGCAAAAACAATTTGGAGAAACTCAGTTTAGTTGGTCATTGCTCAGAACTTTTTATTAGTGTCACTGCATAATGAGAACAAGGATTTTAGATATGCAAGTGACTGTTGTTTGACAAGGTGTATTACattctcttctatttttgaaactTAATAAATATGTTTTCTTTGGCTAGGTATCTTCTACTGCATCGGATGAACTCCAGACCTTAAGAAGCATAGAAACATTGCAGAATAATGATTTTGTAGGAATGAATACATCAATTCCCCCTCCACCTTGTTCAccacctcctccaccaccatcattactaAATACAACAGCAAAATCGCCAGCAACCTCTCTTAACAATTCGGTGGATGCAAGAGAAGAGTTATTAGCAGCAATTCGTTCAGGCGCTGGGGCTTCCAGATTGAAAAAGGTAATGTATTCAAATTAGGTTGTCAAAGAACTAATTTCACTGCAATCTTCTCATGTTAGAATAATAATGTTGTGTGATAGAAGTTTTCAATGTCATCAAATTGAATGTCCTACCTTAAATATAATTAAATAATACTATTCTGCTTGTTtctataatatacagtacagaccaaaagtttgaacacaccttctcatttaaagatttttctgcattttcatgactatgaaaattgtacattcacactgaaggcatcaaaactatgaattaacacgtggaattatatacttaacaaaaaagtgtgaaacaactgaaattatgtcttatattctaggttcttcaaagtagccaccttttgctttgatgactgctttgcacactcttggcattctcttgatgagcatcaattttaaccatcctcCCTGTCTCTGCTGAAAAAGCAGGCCCATAccatgaagctgccaccaccatgttagacagtggggatggtgtgtttcgggtgatgagctgtgttgcctttaggccaaacatatcgtttggaatTGTTGccagaaagttcaattttggtttcatctgaccagagcaccttcttacacatgtttggtgtgtctcccaggtggcttgttgcgaaactttaaacaacactttttatggatatctttgataaatggctttcttcttgccacttttccataaaggccatatttatgcagtgtacgactgattgttgtcctatggacagactgtcccacctcagctgtagatctctgcagttcatccagagtgatcatgggcctcttggctgcatctctgatcagtcttctccttgtttgagatgaaagtttagagggactgctgggtcttggtagatttgcagtggtatgatactccttccatttcaatatgatcgcttgcacagtgctccttgggatgattaaagttttggaaatcattttgtatccaaatccggctttaaacttctccacaacagtatcatggacctgcctgttgtgttccttggtcttcatgatgctgtcTGTGCTTCAAacggaaccctgagactatcacagagcaggtgcatttatacggagacctgATTACACTCAgggggattatatttatcatcattaggcgtttaggacaacattggatcattcagagatccacaatgaactcctggagtgagtttgctgcactgaaagtaaaggggccgaataatattgcacgccccacttttcagtttttgaatttccacaaaaatttaaaataaccaataaatttcgttcaacttcacaattgtgttcaaaTTGCTGTTGAttcgtcaccaaaaatttacatttggtatctttatgtttgaagcatgatatgtgggaaaaggttgaaaaattccagggagcCGAAAACTTTCGCAAGGCTCTGTAATTTTTTATACGCTCGTCTCACCCATGCCTAAATGTGTATATAATTAGATATAATGTAGGTGTTTTTGTTTTCATGTGAGTTCCCAGTGCAAAGAGAAGCATTTATCTATCTTTTGCTTTCTTGGTTTTCACAttactctgtactctgactttaaaCTCAGTTGTTTTGTTAAAATTGTCTCTTAGCTTGCATGAGCAGTCAAACTCTTATTCTCCTTGAGGCTGCATTTATAtgttgtggctgtgttatatttttTTTCGTCACAGTCATGGAAAACAATGCATTGTTTGGCAACGATTTTCCAAAACAGTGGCAAAAACTTTGTGGTTCTATTGCAAGTatgaaaaaaacacaacacaacTGCAGTTTGTGAATGTAGTCTGAAGTTAGTAATTGGGCTCTAATGTGTCATATAAGTTTATAATTTCAGCTGTGGCTATTATTTAACCAGCATTTACAATCCTTCAGTCGGATAATGACAGCATTTTGTTTATGTTAAAttggagaagaaaagaaaaaaatcaaattcAGTGAGTGCATAATTTAAAGACATTGGTTTTATTGCAAAGCTTTGAAGATCAGTAAGTTACTACCTATCATATTTTTGGACTATAGGAATTactataaggccggtgtcacacctaacgtataaaaatacggtccgttttttacggctgagatacgcagaaatgttcccgaacagtgacccgtatgtcatccgtgtgcaatgcgaggatgcaattttttatcACAACagtatctgtgtgtcatcggtatggcgagattttctcgccggcttgcaaaatggacataaaatggattcatgggctcaaatatttgtgaaaacatttatatttatatatatatatatatatatatatatatatataccgtatatactcgagtataagctgacccaagtataagccgacccccctaattttgccacaaaaaactgggaaaacttaatgactcgagtataagcctagggtgggaaatgcagcagctaccggtaaatgtcaaaagtaaaaatagataccaataaaagtaaaattaattgagacatcagtagagtaagtgtttttgaatatccatattgaatcaggagccccatataatggaccataaagtttatgatggccccataagatactccatattaaaatattccccttataatcctgcataaaggttaataatggccccataagatgctccatagacacatttgcccaatataatgctgcacaaatgttgattatggccccataagatgctccataaagatatttgccccatatagtgctgcacaaacgttatggccccataagatactccatacagacatttgccccatgcagtgctgcacaaacgttaattatgtccccataagatgctccatatagatatttgccccatatagtgctgcacaaacgttgattatggccccataagatgctccatacagacacttgccccatatagtgctgcacaaatgttgattatgaacccaaaagatgttccatacagacacttgccccatatagtgctgcacaaacgttgattatggccccataagatgctccatacagacacttgccccatatagtgctgcacaaatgttgattatgaacccaaaagatgttccatacagacacttgccccatatagtgctgcacaaatgttgattatggccccagacacttgccccatatagtgctgcacaaacattgattatggccccatacagacacttgccccatataatcctgcacaaacgttgattatggccccataagatgctccatacagacaactgccccatttgctgttgctgcgataaaaaaaaaaaaaaatcacatactcacctctctgtcgctcaggcccccggcactttcaatattcacctgacttccttccggcaccgctccatcctccgcgtcttctgcactgacgttcaggaggagggcgcgcactaaccacatcatcacaccctctgacctgagcgtcgctgcagaagacgctgaagacggagcggagcCCGGAACAAGgatcaggtgaatatcgcgcagcgctcccctccccgttatactcacctgctcctggcactgtgcagtccctgctttcccagagccgcagcttcttcctgtactgagcggtcaccgttaccactcactacagtaatgaatatgcggctcccctatgggaggtggagccacaaattcattactgtaatgagcggtaccatgtgaccgctcagtaaaggaagaagctggggcgccggggagccagggacctggccaggagcaggtgagtataattaaacagcccccgctccccctcccctgccgacccctgtgtatgactcgagtataagccgagaggggcactttcagccccaaaaaatgggctgaaaatctcagcttatactcatgtatatatgtcagtgagacacatatatatatatatatatatatatatatatatatatatatatat
This is a stretch of genomic DNA from Ranitomeya variabilis isolate aRanVar5 chromosome 6, aRanVar5.hap1, whole genome shotgun sequence. It encodes these proteins:
- the COBL gene encoding protein cordon-bleu isoform X2; translated protein: MSCVVVWQPAQDYVYSDSAGPGLSAAKKLSFSLGDLTKETKKTRDIGVTLGTYFINPSKKIKAPAPPPPMQSTSKPQMEHMSSTESEWTGNEISEESKENLLHRKVDLTICLPDGQEKPVTVDGSKAVMDFLVDLCSQHHLNPVQHTLEVRSGVSQQPLTLRPNTLIGTLDVETIFLKEKVTEVKVRKPPPKIPEKTIRLVVNFLGTQKAVVRVNPAVPLRNILPAVCEKCELSHENVTLLRDAISKEELNMSRSLNELGIKELYAWSSKQEKNRNLSSNSDTTEKEKKGIFGFFRSNKKVNKNEGSIGNVESDDYEEVFRTASISGNRCEGFSTAPSSPSLNSRSSVLGASLSLSNISGIGARTEVKKRRAPPPPEPTSPIVAVEKTPGDMSTEPLYAAVQKEEQKKKRRAPPPPTSQMPNQKHKDLENRKSYTGNGRQVPQKPPRGNSRSPPQLMIPPPPPYPPPDHDIVDPPVFENGAPLTGPTRPIPAKREKHLSLRNSVSSEELLTTDDAGSVNSYREDSGIVSSPSDNTSLDLQIYSSKREDKTEKQLNECTTPIGNVHPARAGSFNSDDSWRLNTSSIRTEDEVALVKDGEEETFIAEQFQKTLAELDEDSEDMDDGDIGERNHIGTRSSPVGEESSHYNDSSEHSTAVPVTVIDEVPEINTLKYNPHNLTKVKEDSTILNLSAVSNRQSINKPPEAEKIKKKNSQTYKIPQPTSQEVKLKAEHLKLEENHSTSNMAMRNNSQKQSAGKESQSSNTVACPIKVFQDTRQTKEKSDILPEKIQIKENHASSNVHKITEPSKPVLRRQQTYEAKAGMTTFTVVPPKPDIKKYDREVSISASAIKIDDQGNLISPQSSFDKKDTKNNIINESEGTLIEKPLLEKAKEFWRSNSMEPQVVDSKEQTIKKLDTIKSYRPNQALENKVNSTSFMGFIQEIPGNKVNDTNNQLLMTKSATAPEKIIIIENTSKGRTDMVKPTVHSKFNGVQQTKSTKGPSENRSIIESTIKEKTNLPSPVNEMPKVSKHTKPVYFPAASQERVFTIEQPNMERKDLPFLKSSKRTSSQYVASAISKYTEPVDIKAEQTSEAKQNTNFGNRDNILKNNRNFVAEKPKVEVNVINKEEVSADWKKNFSNSNDGNIVSRNLQIEPSSKMNSDGKQGMTFKIERSLSEQNGLIGSQSIWGNTSVTKRTSINYSTPESSRLSRPISGLPSNAFLKAVREKSGKIEQNNSIVYIKATPATAATPEIEEKHEVDNDVIPSTVIDEPDNPSDSNIFGPKARFRPIVQKPMQKDNSVHSALMGAIQSGEGKEKLRKIQNSPTDGDERKFAEPENERSALLSAIRAHNGISRLKKVSSTASDELQTLRSIETLQNNDFVGMNTSIPPPPCSPPPPPPSLLNTTAKSPATSLNNSVDAREELLAAIRSGAGASRLKKGQEKQHFC
- the COBL gene encoding protein cordon-bleu isoform X4 — encoded protein: MSCVVVWQPAQDYVYSDSAGPGLSAAKKLSFSLGDLTKETKKTRDIGVTLGTYFINPSKKIKAPAPPPPMQSTSKPQMEHMSSTESEWTGNEISEESKENLLHRKVDLTICLPDGQEKPVTVDGSKAVMDFLVDLCSQHHLNPVQHTLEVRSGVSQQPLTLRPNTLIGTLDVETIFLKEKVTEVKVRKPPPKIPEKTIRLVVNFLGTQKAVVRVNPAVPLRNILPAVCEKCELSHENVTLLRDAISKEELNMSRSLNELGIKELYAWSSKQEKNRNLSSNSDTTEKEKKGIFGFFRSNKKVNKNEGSIGNVESDDYEEVFRTASISGNRCEGFSTAPSSPSLNSRSSVLGASLSLSNISGIGARTEVKKRRAPPPPEPTSPIVAVEKTPGDMSTEPLYAAVQKEEQKKKRRAPPPPTSQMPNQKHKDLENRKSYTGEKHLSLRNSVSSEELLTTDDAGSVNSYREDSGIVSSPSDNTSLDLQIYSSKREDKTEKQLNECTTPIGNVHPARAGSFNSDDSWRLNTSSIRTEDEVALVKDGEEETFIAEQFQKTLAELDEDSEDMDDGDIGERNHIGTRSSPVGEESSHYNDSSEHSTAVPVTVIDEVPEINTLKYNPHNLTKVKEDSTILNLSAVSNRQSINKPPEAEKIKKKNSQTYKIPQPTSQEVKLKAEHLKLEENHSTSNMAMRNNSQKQSAGKESQSSNTVACPIKVFQDTRQTKEKSDILPEKIQIKENHASSNVHKITEPSKPVLRRQQTYEAKAGMTTFTVVPPKPDIKKYDREVSISASAIKIDDQGNLISPQSSFDKKDTKNNIINESEGTLIEKPLLEKAKEFWRSNSMEPQVVDSKEQTIKKLDTIKSYRPNQALENKVNSTSFMGFIQEIPGNKVNDTNNQLLMTKSATAPEKIIIIENTSKGRTDMVKPTVHSKFNGVQQTKSTKGPSENRSIIESTIKEKTNLPSPVNEMPKVSKHTKPVYFPAASQERVFTIEQPNMERKDLPFLKSSKRTSSQYVASAISKYTEPVDIKAEQTSEAKQNTNFGNRDNILKNNRNFVAEKPKVEVNVINKEEVSADWKKNFSNSNDGNIVSRNLQIEPSSKMNSDGKQGMTFKIERSLSEQNGLIGSQSIWGNTSVTKRTSINYSTPESSRLSRPISGLPSNAFLKAVREKSGKIEQNNSIVYIKATPATAATPEIEEKHEVDNDVIPSTVIDEPDNPSDSNIFGPKARFRPIVQKPMQKDNSVHSALMGAIQSGEGKEKLRKIQNSPTDGDERKFAEPENERSALLSAIRAHNGISRLKKVSSTASDELQTLRSIETLQNNDFVGMNTSIPPPPCSPPPPPPSLLNTTAKSPATSLNNSVDAREELLAAIRSGAGASRLKKVSASVRIL